The following coding sequences lie in one Bordetella genomosp. 9 genomic window:
- a CDS encoding LysR family transcriptional regulator encodes MKSPDLNLLVHFDALMTCRAVSRAAEQVGVSQPAMSAALSRLRKLFNDPLLIREGGQWQPTAHATALHLELQPLLARWQRATGPRQDFDPRATARTFSLYATDYMQFTLLPRVLPGLAKDAPHLHLRVMPARLLHGLSMLDTNHVELLAGYFPDPAQSLRARFLYEEPAVCIVREHHPCLRRRWNLDAYLRYAHVDLAAHTGYYSGAIDRLLQAMNRQRQVAATLSSYMVCPYVIANSDLIATLPLSVARAASRTARLMLLDVPLKLPALSVSLYWHERHQDDPGHAWLRQYIAERVIRP; translated from the coding sequence ATGAAATCGCCGGACCTGAATCTGCTCGTGCATTTCGATGCCCTGATGACCTGCCGCGCGGTGTCGCGCGCGGCCGAACAGGTCGGCGTCAGCCAGCCCGCCATGAGCGCCGCGCTGAGCAGGCTGCGCAAACTTTTCAACGATCCGCTGCTCATCCGTGAAGGCGGTCAGTGGCAGCCCACCGCCCATGCCACGGCGCTGCACCTGGAATTGCAGCCCTTGCTTGCGCGCTGGCAGCGCGCCACCGGTCCGCGCCAGGATTTCGATCCCCGCGCCACCGCCCGCACCTTCTCGCTGTACGCCACGGACTACATGCAGTTCACGCTGCTGCCGCGCGTCCTTCCCGGCCTCGCCAAGGACGCGCCGCACCTGCATCTGCGCGTCATGCCAGCACGGCTGCTGCATGGCTTGAGCATGCTGGACACCAACCACGTCGAACTGCTGGCCGGCTATTTTCCGGATCCCGCGCAGAGCCTGCGGGCGCGATTCCTGTATGAGGAGCCCGCGGTCTGCATCGTGCGCGAGCACCATCCCTGTCTGCGGCGCCGCTGGAATCTGGATGCCTATCTGCGTTATGCGCACGTGGATCTGGCCGCGCACACGGGGTACTACAGCGGCGCCATCGACCGTCTGCTGCAGGCCATGAACCGGCAGCGCCAGGTCGCCGCGACGCTGTCGAGCTATATGGTGTGCCCCTACGTGATCGCGAATTCGGATCTGATCGCCACGCTCCCGCTCAGCGTCGCCAGGGCGGCATCCCGTACGGCAAGATTGATGCTGCTGGACGTGCCTTTGAAGCTGCCTGCGCTGTCCGTGTCCCTGTATTGGCACGAGCGCCATCAGGACGATCCCGGTCACGCCTGGCTGCGCCAATACATCGCCGAACGCGTCATACGGCCCTGA
- a CDS encoding Bug family tripartite tricarboxylate transporter substrate binding protein, translated as MKARMLRRACGVLAGVALALSGTAASAAWPNDKIIRMVVPFAAGGSTDLIARKLAEGLGKTLGANVIVENRPGAGGTVGTDYVARQPADGYTILMGSVSTHGSAPCIYQHLPYDANKDFTPLAVVATIPNVIVLNKEVPAKDVQSFVKLAKQDPGRYTYASNGPGTSNHLASAFFTSVAGISMTHVPYRGSGPALIDLLGGQVNMMMDVIMTSYPYIKEGKLHALAVTSAQRSPMLPDVPTVAESGYPGFEAIVWFGMFAPANLPAPIADRLAKAIVDVQNGPEMKRYLESTGSQVSSVTGQAFAAMIKDDNAKWCKVVQQAKIRLD; from the coding sequence ATGAAAGCACGCATGTTGCGCCGCGCCTGCGGCGTCCTGGCCGGGGTTGCGCTTGCCCTATCGGGCACGGCGGCCTCGGCGGCCTGGCCCAACGACAAGATCATCCGCATGGTGGTGCCGTTTGCCGCCGGCGGGTCCACCGACCTGATCGCGCGCAAGCTGGCCGAGGGACTTGGCAAGACGCTGGGCGCGAACGTGATCGTCGAAAACCGTCCCGGCGCGGGCGGGACCGTGGGCACCGACTACGTGGCGCGGCAACCGGCCGACGGCTATACGATCCTGATGGGGTCGGTGAGCACGCATGGCAGCGCGCCATGTATCTACCAGCACCTGCCTTATGACGCCAACAAGGACTTCACGCCGCTGGCCGTGGTAGCGACCATCCCCAACGTGATCGTCCTGAACAAAGAGGTGCCGGCCAAGGACGTGCAGTCCTTCGTGAAGCTGGCGAAACAGGATCCCGGCCGCTATACCTACGCGTCGAACGGGCCCGGCACGTCGAATCACCTGGCGTCGGCGTTCTTCACCAGCGTAGCGGGCATCTCCATGACGCACGTGCCCTATCGCGGCTCGGGCCCCGCCCTGATCGACCTGCTGGGCGGCCAGGTCAACATGATGATGGACGTCATCATGACGTCGTATCCCTACATCAAGGAAGGCAAGCTGCACGCGCTGGCCGTTACGTCAGCGCAGCGCAGCCCGATGCTGCCCGATGTGCCCACGGTCGCGGAATCCGGCTACCCGGGGTTCGAGGCGATTGTCTGGTTCGGCATGTTCGCGCCCGCCAACCTGCCCGCCCCCATCGCGGACCGTCTGGCCAAGGCGATCGTCGATGTGCAGAACGGGCCGGAGATGAAGCGGTACCTGGAAAGCACGGGCTCGCAGGTTTCATCCGTGACGGG
- a CDS encoding hybrid sensor histidine kinase/response regulator has protein sequence MNDQRPPTSRLLALGADRRFELMLRAIKDYAIYLIDRDGYIVSWNTGAQRFKGYTADEIIGQHFSRFYTPEDRENGLPQRALNIAATEGIYEAEGWRVRKDGTRFWTSIVIDPVHDDEGELIGFAKITRDISEKKRVQEELFAAEQRFRLLVQGVRDYAIFMLDPDGRITNWNAGAQAIKGYTAQEIVGEHFSRFYTPEDRERGEPARALATAMREGRFLGEGWRMRKDGTRFWASVVLDPIRDEHGRFIGFAKITRDVTERREAQLALDRSRDALNQAQKMEAIGRITGGVAHDFNNLLTIIRSSAELLRRPGLSDEKRTRYINAIADTANKAAQLTRQLLAFSRKQPLQPEAFLVGERLRGMEHIIRTSIGSPIRLHFDLPDGIQPVEADPNQFETAILNMVINARDAMPRGGHLTVSARQVDRIPPVRNHAGAAGDFVAVSVTDTGTGIEPATLRRIFEPFFTTKAVNKGTGLGLSQAYGFAKQSGGEIDVSTRIGEGTTFTLYLPCAKTTHKTEKPPAPPAAIAPEGKPLSVLLVEDNETVGRFALGLLQELGLATNWATDGQSALELLEARQGRFDLVFSDVVMPGMNGIELASTVRRRWPGVQVVLTSGYSHVLAEQGTHGFDFLEKPYSAEGLVRILKRAGYQGENARADTPPDAGDGPQGTRSAA, from the coding sequence ATGAACGATCAACGCCCCCCGACTTCCCGATTGCTGGCTCTTGGCGCGGACCGCCGCTTCGAACTGATGCTGCGCGCCATCAAGGACTACGCGATTTATCTGATCGACCGGGACGGGTACATCGTCAGTTGGAATACGGGCGCTCAGCGCTTCAAGGGCTACACCGCCGATGAAATCATCGGGCAGCACTTTTCACGTTTTTACACCCCGGAGGACCGGGAGAACGGCCTGCCCCAGCGGGCGTTGAACATCGCCGCCACCGAAGGCATCTACGAAGCCGAAGGCTGGCGGGTGCGCAAGGACGGCACGCGGTTCTGGACCAGTATCGTCATCGACCCGGTTCATGACGACGAGGGCGAATTGATCGGATTCGCCAAGATCACCCGGGACATCAGCGAAAAAAAGCGCGTGCAGGAAGAACTGTTCGCCGCCGAGCAGCGCTTCCGCCTGCTCGTGCAGGGCGTGCGCGACTACGCCATCTTCATGCTGGACCCGGACGGCCGCATCACCAACTGGAATGCCGGCGCCCAGGCCATCAAGGGGTACACCGCGCAGGAAATCGTCGGCGAACATTTCTCGCGCTTCTATACGCCGGAAGACCGGGAACGCGGTGAACCCGCGCGCGCCCTGGCCACCGCCATGCGCGAAGGCCGCTTCCTGGGCGAGGGCTGGCGCATGCGCAAGGACGGCACGCGCTTCTGGGCCAGCGTCGTGCTGGACCCGATACGCGATGAGCACGGACGATTCATCGGCTTTGCAAAGATCACGCGGGACGTGACGGAACGGCGCGAAGCCCAATTAGCCCTGGATCGCAGCCGCGACGCGCTGAACCAGGCGCAGAAGATGGAAGCCATCGGCCGCATCACCGGCGGCGTCGCGCATGATTTCAACAACCTGCTGACCATCATCCGCTCTTCGGCGGAACTGTTGCGCCGCCCCGGACTGTCAGACGAGAAGCGCACCCGTTACATCAATGCCATCGCCGACACCGCGAACAAGGCGGCACAACTGACGCGTCAACTGCTGGCCTTTTCGCGCAAACAGCCGCTGCAGCCGGAAGCCTTCCTGGTCGGCGAGCGGCTGCGCGGCATGGAGCACATCATCCGCACCTCCATCGGCTCGCCGATCCGCCTGCACTTCGACCTGCCGGACGGCATCCAGCCGGTCGAGGCGGACCCCAATCAGTTCGAGACCGCCATCCTCAACATGGTCATCAACGCCCGCGACGCGATGCCGCGCGGCGGGCATCTGACCGTGTCGGCGCGCCAGGTGGACCGCATACCGCCCGTGCGCAACCATGCCGGCGCGGCCGGCGACTTCGTGGCGGTGTCCGTCACCGACACGGGGACCGGAATCGAGCCCGCCACGCTGCGGCGCATCTTCGAGCCCTTCTTCACCACCAAGGCGGTCAACAAGGGCACGGGCCTGGGGCTGAGCCAGGCCTACGGCTTCGCCAAGCAATCCGGCGGCGAAATCGACGTCAGCACGCGCATCGGAGAAGGCACGACCTTCACGCTGTACCTGCCCTGTGCCAAGACGACCCACAAGACCGAAAAGCCGCCCGCGCCGCCGGCCGCCATCGCGCCGGAGGGCAAGCCGCTGTCGGTGCTGCTGGTCGAGGACAATGAGACCGTCGGGCGCTTCGCCCTGGGGCTGTTGCAGGAACTGGGGCTCGCCACGAATTGGGCGACCGACGGCCAATCCGCGCTGGAACTGCTGGAAGCGCGCCAGGGGCGTTTCGACCTGGTGTTCTCCGACGTCGTCATGCCGGGCATGAACGGCATCGAGCTCGCATCCACGGTGCGGCGCCGCTGGCCCGGCGTGCAGGTCGTGCTCACCAGCGGCTACAGCCACGTTCTGGCGGAGCAGGGCACGCACGGATTCGACTTCCTCGAGAAGCCTTACTCGGCGGAGGGTCTGGTCAGGATCCTGAAACGGGCCGGGTATCAGGGCGAGAACGCCAGGGCCGATACGCCGCCGGACGCGGGCGACGGTCCGCAGGGCACCCGCAGCGCTGCCTAG